In Helicobacter mastomyrinus, a single genomic region encodes these proteins:
- the neuC gene encoding UDP-N-acetylglucosamine 2-epimerase — MRKICIITGTRAEWGLLAPLAHKIYADNELQLQLIATGMHLSTEFGLTYRDINLPIDKKCEIILSADTPTGICKSMGLAQISICETYEELKPDIIVVLGDRYEIFACVASAMICRIPVAHLHGGEATQGLIDEAIRHSITKMSHLHFVATEAYRKRVIQLGESPNRVFNVGGFGIDSIKVLNLLDKPALEESLQFQFATYNFLITFHPVTLENNSSQEQFQALLNALEIFAQTHQVGFIFTKSNADTDGRIINEMIDNFIHSHPHSIAFTSMGQLRYLSTMRYVDALIGNSSSGLGEAPSFKVATIDIGDRQKGRIKADSVLSCAPDTDEILSCIKHAISPSFKAILKNVKNPYGEGGASEKTIEILKSYPLEGILKKAFYDIEF, encoded by the coding sequence ATGCGTAAAATTTGTATCATCACAGGCACACGCGCAGAATGGGGGCTGCTCGCTCCTCTTGCGCATAAAATTTATGCCGACAATGAATTACAACTCCAGCTTATCGCCACAGGTATGCACCTAAGCACAGAATTTGGCTTAACTTACCGCGATATTAATCTCCCCATTGATAAAAAATGCGAGATTATCCTTAGCGCAGATACACCCACTGGCATTTGTAAGTCAATGGGATTAGCCCAAATCTCCATTTGCGAGACTTATGAAGAATTAAAACCTGATATTATCGTTGTGCTTGGTGATCGATATGAAATATTTGCCTGTGTAGCGAGTGCGATGATATGCCGTATCCCTGTGGCTCACTTGCACGGCGGAGAGGCGACACAAGGATTGATTGATGAAGCCATTAGACATAGCATTACTAAAATGAGTCATTTGCATTTTGTCGCCACAGAAGCGTATAGAAAACGAGTAATTCAACTTGGTGAAAGTCCAAATAGAGTATTTAATGTCGGTGGCTTTGGCATTGATAGTATTAAGGTATTAAACTTACTAGATAAACCCGCTTTAGAGGAATCATTACAATTTCAATTTGCCACTTATAATTTTCTCATCACCTTTCACCCTGTTACCCTTGAAAATAATTCCTCCCAAGAACAATTTCAAGCCCTTCTAAACGCACTTGAGATATTCGCTCAAACCCACCAAGTAGGCTTTATCTTCACTAAATCAAATGCCGATACAGATGGACGTATCATCAATGAAATGATTGATAATTTTATCCATTCTCATCCGCATTCAATCGCCTTTACCTCTATGGGGCAATTACGATACTTAAGTACAATGCGCTATGTTGATGCCCTGATAGGTAATAGCTCTAGTGGCTTAGGAGAAGCACCAAGCTTCAAAGTCGCTACAATCGATATAGGAGATAGGCAAAAAGGGCGTATTAAGGCAGATTCTGTGCTTTCGTGTGCTCCTGATACAGATGAAATCCTCTCTTGTATCAAACACGCCATCTCTCCAAGCTTTAAAGCCATACTTAAAAATGTCAAAAATCCTTACGGAGAAGGCGGTGCGAGTGAAAAAACAATAGAGATTCTTAAAAGCTATCCGCTTGAGGGTATCTTGAAAAAAGCCTTTTACGATATAGAATTTTAA